One genomic window of Thermococcus indicus includes the following:
- a CDS encoding 16S rRNA methyltransferase — protein MLHLVIAEAELELVPKAILDHPAVVNHARRRGKRPDEILLDSTYHHAAIKKLPDGERRGRPDIVHICLLNALESIANKEGLLRVYVHTRNDEVIYIKPETRIPRNYNRFVGLMESLFKNRAVPRDLELLRIEEKSLGELVEEIKPDGIFVMHEEGELIKPKDLGKMLGELENPLVIVGGFPHGDFRSEVPWKKISIYEAPLMAWTIVNEIITNFEHWVP, from the coding sequence ATGCTCCACCTGGTGATAGCTGAGGCTGAGCTTGAGCTCGTCCCGAAGGCCATACTGGACCATCCTGCCGTTGTAAACCACGCCAGGAGGCGGGGAAAGAGGCCGGACGAGATACTGCTGGACAGCACCTACCACCACGCGGCCATCAAAAAGCTTCCGGACGGCGAGAGGCGCGGGCGGCCGGACATAGTCCACATCTGCCTCCTCAACGCCCTCGAGAGCATTGCCAACAAGGAGGGCCTGCTGAGGGTCTACGTGCACACGAGGAACGACGAAGTGATATACATCAAGCCGGAGACGAGGATCCCGAGGAACTACAACCGCTTCGTTGGGCTGATGGAGAGCCTCTTCAAGAACCGCGCGGTTCCGAGGGACCTGGAGCTGCTCCGCATCGAGGAGAAGTCCCTCGGAGAGCTCGTGGAGGAGATAAAGCCCGATGGAATCTTCGTGATGCACGAGGAAGGCGAACTGATAAAGCCAAAGGACCTCGGGAAGATGCTGGGCGAACTTGAGAACCCACTCGTCATCGTCGGCGGCTTTCCCCACGGGGATTTTAGAAGCGAAGTCCCCTGGAAAAAAATAAGCATTTACGAGGCCCCGTTGATGGCCTGGACGATTGTAAACGAGATAATCACCAACTTTGAGCATTGGGTTCCCTGA
- a CDS encoding saccharopine dehydrogenase family protein, with the protein MKVLVLGAGNVGRAVAWDLRDEFDVHVGDVSDERLKAISEFATPVKVNAADFSELVEAMKGFELVVGALPGRFGYQSVRAAIKAGVDMVDVSFMPENPLELRDEAEKAQVTVIFDAGFAPGLSHILMGRIWQEMDELREGYIYVGGLPKEPRPPLYYRITWSPKDLIEEYTRPARVIRDGEVTAVDPFERIEKVTVGDFEFEAFVSDGLRSLLESVRAEKLEEWTLRWPGHLEKMRVLRELGFFKEEHVDKTLEVIAPLMTYESPDFSIMQVVGRGTLDGEEKEIGYLLYDEERDGFTSMARVTGFTAAIVARLVAEKGCIFGVIPPEILGMRIDTFGRIADEIAERGIRLERWENAPPGDS; encoded by the coding sequence ATGAAGGTTCTTGTTCTCGGTGCCGGAAACGTCGGTAGGGCCGTAGCCTGGGATTTGAGGGACGAGTTCGACGTTCACGTTGGGGACGTCAGCGATGAGAGGCTGAAGGCGATTTCCGAGTTCGCAACGCCGGTGAAGGTGAACGCGGCTGACTTCAGTGAACTGGTCGAGGCCATGAAGGGTTTCGAGCTTGTTGTCGGTGCCCTGCCAGGGAGGTTCGGGTACCAATCGGTCAGGGCTGCTATAAAAGCGGGCGTTGACATGGTCGATGTCTCGTTCATGCCGGAGAACCCTCTGGAGCTTCGCGATGAAGCGGAGAAGGCTCAAGTCACCGTCATCTTCGACGCCGGCTTTGCCCCCGGGCTGAGCCACATCCTGATGGGGCGCATCTGGCAGGAGATGGACGAGCTGAGGGAGGGCTACATCTACGTTGGCGGCCTCCCCAAGGAGCCAAGGCCACCGCTCTATTACAGAATTACATGGTCACCGAAGGATTTAATTGAGGAGTACACGAGGCCGGCGCGCGTGATAAGGGACGGCGAGGTCACCGCCGTTGACCCCTTCGAGAGAATCGAGAAGGTAACCGTGGGGGACTTCGAGTTCGAGGCCTTCGTGAGCGACGGCCTGAGGAGCCTCCTGGAGAGCGTTAGGGCGGAGAAACTGGAGGAGTGGACGCTGCGCTGGCCGGGACACCTGGAGAAGATGAGGGTTTTGAGGGAGCTCGGCTTCTTCAAGGAGGAGCACGTCGATAAGACGCTCGAGGTCATAGCTCCCCTCATGACCTACGAGAGCCCGGACTTCTCGATAATGCAGGTGGTCGGAAGGGGAACGCTGGACGGCGAGGAAAAGGAGATAGGCTACCTCCTGTACGATGAGGAGAGGGATGGCTTCACCTCGATGGCCCGCGTCACGGGGTTCACCGCGGCGATAGTGGCCAGACTCGTGGCCGAGAAGGGCTGCATCTTCGGCGTTATTCCTCCGGAGATACTCGGAATGCGCATAGACACCTTCGGAAGAATCGCCGACGAGATTGCCGAAAGGGGCATAAGGCTCGAGAGGTGGGAGAATGCTCCACCTGGTGATAGCTGA
- a CDS encoding metallophosphoesterase: protein MPIRLPLFRKKVLELLSSTDETKVMHISDTPESAYRFIGELIEEVRPEYVIHTGDLADNIKLERRPDMKPLYIGAVRKLARVLKNPGMELYVVPGNEDDPPVVREFFRESVVEPGTIVEIVGRRFALGHTWREVANLDADFRLYGHNFKLIDRGLNGVLGVNFVLLPSGKAYRVKYPGGTDFERGYKMWRGL from the coding sequence ATGCCGATACGACTTCCCCTCTTTCGAAAAAAGGTCCTGGAGCTGCTGTCCTCCACCGACGAGACGAAGGTCATGCACATCAGCGACACCCCGGAGAGCGCCTACCGCTTCATAGGTGAGCTTATCGAGGAGGTCCGCCCGGAGTACGTTATCCACACGGGCGACCTCGCGGACAACATAAAACTTGAGCGAAGACCCGACATGAAGCCGCTCTACATTGGGGCGGTGAGGAAGCTGGCCCGCGTACTCAAAAACCCCGGGATGGAACTCTACGTGGTCCCCGGCAACGAGGATGATCCCCCGGTAGTCCGGGAGTTCTTCAGGGAAAGCGTCGTCGAACCCGGAACCATCGTTGAGATAGTGGGCAGAAGGTTCGCCCTTGGCCACACGTGGAGGGAGGTAGCCAACCTGGACGCCGATTTCAGACTGTACGGCCACAACTTTAAGCTGATAGACCGGGGACTGAACGGCGTCCTCGGTGTTAACTTCGTTCTTCTCCCGAGCGGGAAGGCCTACCGGGTGAAGTATCCCGGCGGGACGGATTTTGAGAGGGGATACAAGATGTGGAGGGGATTATGA
- a CDS encoding NOL1/NOP2/sun family putative RNA methylase produces the protein MLEKLFSLGYSKTFAERYYKLWGERALSIAEAMERPLPRCFRVNTLRIEVPGLTKLLNKKGFQFKRVPWAREGFCLTREPFSITSTPEYLSGLLYIQEASSMYPPVALEPKPGEVVADMAAAPGGKTSYMAQLMENEGIIYAFDVGEERLKETRLNLSRLGITNTVLIHKSSLHIDELGVEFDKILLDAPCTGSGTIHKNPERKSSRTMEDVRFCQNLQMKLLEKGLSVLKKGGILVYSTCSLEPEENEFVIQWVLDNFNVELLPLRHGEPALTNPFGIELSEEIRKARRFYPDRHGTSGFFVTKIKKL, from the coding sequence ATGCTGGAAAAGCTCTTTAGTCTCGGCTACTCAAAAACCTTCGCGGAGCGCTATTACAAGCTATGGGGCGAGAGGGCCTTAAGCATAGCAGAGGCAATGGAGAGGCCCCTGCCAAGGTGCTTTCGCGTGAATACCCTTCGCATCGAAGTTCCAGGGCTCACCAAACTCCTCAACAAGAAGGGCTTCCAGTTTAAGAGAGTCCCCTGGGCGAGGGAAGGTTTCTGTCTCACGCGTGAGCCTTTCTCGATAACCTCCACCCCGGAATATCTCAGCGGCCTCCTCTACATTCAGGAGGCCAGCTCGATGTATCCTCCCGTAGCTCTCGAACCTAAGCCCGGCGAGGTAGTTGCGGATATGGCCGCCGCCCCCGGCGGAAAGACGAGCTACATGGCTCAGCTCATGGAGAACGAGGGGATAATCTACGCCTTCGACGTCGGTGAGGAGCGCTTGAAGGAGACCCGGTTAAACCTCTCGCGCCTCGGGATAACCAATACCGTGCTCATCCACAAGTCCTCGCTCCACATAGACGAACTTGGCGTCGAGTTCGACAAAATACTCCTCGACGCCCCGTGCACCGGCTCAGGCACCATACACAAGAATCCCGAGAGAAAGTCCAGCCGCACGATGGAGGATGTCAGGTTCTGCCAGAACCTTCAGATGAAGCTCCTCGAAAAGGGACTGAGCGTCCTCAAGAAAGGAGGAATCCTCGTCTACTCCACCTGCTCCCTCGAGCCCGAAGAAAACGAGTTCGTTATCCAGTGGGTTCTTGATAACTTCAACGTTGAACTGCTTCCGCTCCGCCACGGCGAGCCAGCACTGACAAACCCCTTCGGAATCGAGCTGAGTGAGGAAATAAGGAAGGCAAGGCGCTTCTATCCCGACAGGCACGGGACGAGCGGCTTTTTTGTTACAAAGATTAAAAAGCTTTAA
- a CDS encoding ATP-binding protein, with amino-acid sequence MTVKIVKLVRHNPWWRGEGWEREDPNLSRAKEVIPRKEIGIREGSITLLRGIRRAGKSFYIKTLVKRLISEDIPAQRIVYIPCDRFTRREVKGFIDELRLRHGELYVFLDEITYLDGWRLLLKELGEEGITTVATGSNPVELEKKAELLPGRGIEGNEYYFDPLNFREFARFMNPKLPDVSFRYSEPDVDGIFPWYEELEGLFYSYLLTGGFPEAILEFKRSRTVKEERYEEIIRLVLGEIAKSGKSEEIARELLEAIFRLRGNRVDYVTLAGEIGVSHPTVREYLSTLESARVIYTLEAWDITKKRHAHRKEKKIVFQSPLIATALAVYLGENPVEFVEANVEWLVENTVASHAIWHIEEPILREKHAFAGFYYDRNKECDLVIKEHGKFFGIEVKYGKVKRKTYSFPVIYLSKDELGKDTVPVSLYLYGLEKSRRSI; translated from the coding sequence ATGACAGTCAAGATAGTTAAACTCGTCAGGCACAACCCGTGGTGGAGGGGAGAAGGCTGGGAGCGGGAAGACCCGAACCTCTCCCGTGCAAAGGAGGTAATCCCAAGAAAGGAAATTGGGATAAGAGAAGGTTCTATAACGCTCCTCAGAGGAATCCGCCGTGCCGGCAAGAGCTTTTACATTAAAACCCTCGTGAAGAGGCTAATCTCGGAAGACATACCCGCTCAGAGAATCGTCTACATTCCCTGCGACAGGTTCACGCGGAGGGAAGTTAAGGGCTTTATAGACGAGCTAAGGCTGAGACACGGGGAGCTTTATGTTTTCCTCGACGAGATAACTTATCTCGATGGCTGGCGTCTCCTACTCAAGGAACTCGGCGAAGAAGGGATAACTACAGTAGCCACAGGCTCGAATCCTGTTGAGCTGGAGAAGAAGGCCGAGCTTTTACCCGGCAGGGGCATTGAGGGCAACGAGTACTACTTCGACCCCCTCAACTTCAGGGAATTCGCACGGTTTATGAACCCCAAACTGCCCGACGTCTCATTTCGGTACAGTGAACCGGACGTTGATGGCATCTTCCCCTGGTATGAGGAGCTTGAAGGGCTGTTCTACTCGTACCTTCTCACGGGCGGTTTTCCGGAGGCGATTCTTGAGTTTAAACGCTCCAGAACGGTGAAGGAGGAACGCTACGAGGAGATAATAAGGCTGGTCCTCGGCGAGATTGCAAAATCCGGGAAGAGCGAGGAGATTGCGAGGGAGCTCTTGGAGGCGATTTTCAGGCTCAGGGGCAACCGCGTTGATTACGTGACCCTCGCAGGGGAAATCGGGGTTTCCCACCCAACGGTGAGGGAATACCTTTCGACCCTTGAGAGCGCGAGGGTGATTTACACCCTTGAGGCCTGGGACATAACCAAAAAACGGCACGCCCACCGGAAGGAAAAGAAGATAGTCTTTCAGAGCCCGCTCATAGCGACTGCCCTCGCGGTTTACCTCGGGGAGAATCCGGTTGAGTTCGTTGAGGCCAACGTGGAGTGGCTCGTTGAAAACACCGTCGCCTCCCACGCCATATGGCACATTGAGGAGCCTATACTCCGGGAGAAGCACGCCTTTGCGGGCTTCTACTACGACAGGAACAAGGAGTGCGACCTCGTGATAAAGGAGCATGGAAAGTTCTTCGGAATCGAGGTCAAGTACGGAAAGGTAAAGCGGAAAACCTATTCATTCCCTGTCATCTACCTCTCAAAGGACGAGCTTGGGAAAGACACCGTCCCGGTCTCGCTCTACCTCTACGGTCTGGAGAAGAGCAGAAGGTCAATATGA
- the argF gene encoding ornithine carbamoyltransferase codes for MVVSLAGRDVLCLQDFTREEIETILKTAEMMKIWNKIGKPHRVLEGKTLAMIFQKPSTRTRISFEVGIYQLGGYGLYLNANDLQLRRGETIADTARVLSRYVDGMMARVYAHKDVEDLAKYASVPVINGLSDFSHPCQALADYQTILEKKGRIAGLKIVYVGDGNNVAHSLMIAGTKLGANVVVATPEGFEPDEKVIKWAEKNAAESGGSFELLHDPVQAVKDADVIYTDVWASMGQEAEAEERRKIFQPFQVNKDLVKHAKPDYIFMHCLPAHRGEEVTDDVVDSPNSVVFDEAENRLHAQKAVMALIMGGIKV; via the coding sequence ATGGTGGTTAGCCTTGCAGGAAGGGATGTTCTCTGCCTTCAGGACTTCACGAGGGAGGAGATTGAGACTATTCTCAAGACGGCCGAAATGATGAAGATTTGGAACAAGATAGGCAAGCCGCACCGCGTTCTCGAGGGCAAAACGCTCGCCATGATCTTCCAGAAGCCCTCGACCAGAACGAGGATTTCCTTCGAGGTTGGAATTTACCAGCTCGGCGGCTACGGCCTCTACCTCAACGCTAACGACCTCCAGCTCAGGCGCGGCGAGACCATCGCCGACACCGCGCGCGTCCTCAGCAGGTACGTGGACGGAATGATGGCGAGGGTTTACGCCCACAAGGACGTCGAGGACCTCGCCAAGTACGCCAGCGTCCCGGTCATCAACGGCCTGTCTGACTTTTCCCACCCGTGCCAGGCTTTAGCGGACTACCAGACCATCCTCGAGAAGAAGGGCCGCATAGCCGGCCTCAAGATAGTCTACGTCGGTGATGGAAACAACGTGGCCCACTCGCTCATGATAGCCGGAACCAAGCTTGGGGCAAACGTCGTTGTTGCAACCCCCGAAGGCTTCGAGCCGGACGAGAAGGTCATCAAGTGGGCCGAGAAGAACGCGGCCGAGAGTGGTGGCAGTTTCGAGCTCCTCCACGACCCGGTTCAGGCGGTTAAGGACGCGGACGTCATCTACACCGACGTCTGGGCCAGCATGGGCCAGGAGGCCGAGGCCGAGGAGAGGAGGAAGATATTCCAGCCGTTCCAGGTGAACAAGGACCTCGTCAAGCACGCCAAGCCGGACTACATCTTCATGCACTGCCTCCCTGCCCACCGCGGAGAAGAAGTTACGGACGACGTTGTTGACTCCCCGAACAGCGTCGTCTTCGACGAGGCCGAAAACAGGCTCCACGCCCAGAAGGCGGTGATGGCCCTCATCATGGGCGGGATAAAGGTCTGA
- a CDS encoding DUF996 domain-containing protein, protein MGDLKNAKMMGGIGAILTVVGLGFIGFILKLLAVKNIAEATGKGEIFSKYLWAAILNILASLILVGTMWGAILGASKSPGFGLGMMGVGGIIAVILMIAGVWFMKQSYDMISEETGVGMFHTVALLYIAGAILMIVMIGGLLIIIAAILEIIAFFSLPDELEKPGEDAVVVA, encoded by the coding sequence GTGGGTGATTTGAAAAATGCCAAAATGATGGGTGGCATTGGAGCCATCCTGACCGTTGTGGGCCTCGGCTTCATAGGGTTTATCCTGAAGCTCCTGGCCGTCAAGAACATCGCCGAGGCCACCGGCAAGGGCGAAATATTCAGCAAGTACCTTTGGGCCGCCATACTGAACATACTGGCCAGCCTGATACTCGTGGGAACCATGTGGGGCGCGATACTGGGTGCCTCAAAGTCACCCGGGTTTGGTCTCGGCATGATGGGAGTGGGCGGTATCATCGCAGTGATTCTCATGATAGCCGGTGTCTGGTTCATGAAACAGAGCTACGACATGATCTCAGAGGAGACCGGGGTGGGCATGTTCCACACGGTCGCACTGCTGTACATCGCCGGTGCCATCCTAATGATAGTCATGATCGGTGGACTGCTTATCATCATAGCGGCAATCCTCGAGATAATCGCGTTCTTCTCACTGCCCGACGAGCTTGAGAAACCTGGCGAGGACGCAGTAGTCGTCGCCTGA
- a CDS encoding Na+/H+ antiporter NhaC family protein: protein MGDFGVLSLLPPLVAIGLAILTKRVLFALFFGVWVGGLLVAGGNPIGATTETLKWIAFNIASAWEENGQIVTDLWNTRILLFDALIGAGVALIYKAGGMNAIAKAVTRKVKTSRAASLMAAIFGTIIFFDDYTNTIIVGNTMRPITDRARVSREFLAYADDSTAAPVAVLAVVSTWIGYELGLLKDAIASVGAGISAYSAWFSSWPYRFYPILAVILVYLVASTHRHYGPMLKAEYRARTEGKVLRDGAQPMMTTEVDVGMPIEGKESVWVFILPVLALVSMTFLGLWVTGGGSGAYAKGGFQEVLSNADSTWALVWGSFSMVIVAMALVLAMRIMTLEDVEHTLVAGMKQMHFAMMILILAWSIKSACDAVGTADYIVSVASNVLSPGLVPFVVFVVAAFISFTTGTSWGTFAIMMPIAVPLSYGLSGSFGPVVYASIASVFAGGVFGDHCSPISDTTIMSSMFSGCDHIDHVNTQIPYALTAGFVGALMLLLFAAGLRNGWLLLAIAVPLLVVLHRFLSEWYGKKAGIPHGKVHLYAVED from the coding sequence ATGGGTGACTTTGGAGTACTCTCACTCCTGCCACCTCTTGTGGCCATCGGTCTCGCCATCCTGACCAAAAGGGTTCTCTTTGCCCTGTTCTTTGGAGTGTGGGTTGGCGGACTGCTGGTCGCTGGAGGAAACCCCATAGGAGCCACAACTGAAACCCTCAAGTGGATAGCCTTCAACATAGCGTCAGCATGGGAGGAAAACGGGCAGATCGTCACTGACCTTTGGAACACAAGGATTCTCCTCTTCGACGCACTCATCGGCGCCGGGGTGGCGCTGATATACAAGGCCGGAGGCATGAACGCCATAGCGAAGGCGGTGACGCGGAAGGTTAAAACGAGCCGTGCAGCCTCGCTGATGGCGGCCATCTTTGGAACGATAATATTCTTCGACGACTACACCAACACCATCATCGTCGGCAACACAATGAGGCCTATCACGGACAGGGCGAGGGTCTCCAGGGAGTTCCTGGCCTACGCCGACGATTCCACAGCCGCGCCGGTGGCGGTTCTGGCGGTCGTCTCCACCTGGATCGGTTACGAGCTCGGCCTCCTGAAGGACGCGATAGCGAGCGTCGGTGCGGGTATAAGCGCATACTCAGCATGGTTCTCCAGCTGGCCCTACAGGTTCTACCCGATTCTTGCGGTGATCCTCGTTTACCTCGTTGCCTCCACCCACAGGCACTACGGTCCGATGCTCAAGGCAGAGTACCGCGCCAGGACCGAGGGCAAGGTCCTCCGCGACGGTGCACAGCCGATGATGACGACGGAGGTTGACGTTGGGATGCCCATCGAGGGTAAGGAAAGCGTCTGGGTGTTTATACTGCCTGTTCTGGCCCTGGTCTCCATGACCTTCCTCGGCCTGTGGGTTACCGGTGGGGGCAGCGGCGCCTACGCGAAAGGTGGCTTCCAGGAGGTTCTCTCCAACGCGGACTCAACGTGGGCCCTCGTCTGGGGTTCGTTCTCCATGGTCATTGTCGCAATGGCCCTCGTTCTGGCGATGAGGATAATGACACTGGAGGATGTTGAGCACACCCTCGTTGCCGGAATGAAGCAGATGCACTTCGCCATGATGATACTCATCCTTGCGTGGAGCATCAAAAGCGCCTGCGACGCGGTTGGTACTGCAGACTACATAGTTAGCGTGGCATCGAACGTCCTCTCTCCGGGTCTGGTTCCCTTCGTCGTTTTCGTGGTGGCGGCATTCATATCCTTCACGACAGGAACGAGCTGGGGAACCTTTGCCATAATGATGCCGATAGCGGTTCCCCTCTCCTACGGGCTCAGCGGGAGCTTTGGACCTGTCGTCTACGCCAGCATCGCCTCGGTCTTTGCCGGTGGCGTTTTTGGAGACCACTGCTCGCCGATCAGCGATACGACCATTATGAGCTCCATGTTCTCGGGCTGCGATCACATCGACCACGTGAACACCCAGATACCTTACGCCCTCACCGCAGGCTTCGTCGGCGCCCTTATGCTTCTGCTCTTCGCCGCTGGGCTGAGGAACGGCTGGCTGCTGCTCGCCATCGCGGTACCGCTCCTCGTTGTACTCCATCGCTTCCTCAGTGAATGGTACGGCAAAAAAGCTGGAATTCCGCACGGAAAGGTCCATCTCTACGCTGTTGAGGACTGA
- a CDS encoding HIT family protein, whose translation MKTLWAPWRIEYIRSPKHDGCIFCDFPKENRDRERLILYRGEHCFIIMNNYPYNPGHVMIAPYRHVGKWEDLTDEELLEIMKLSQLMIKALKKTMNPHGFNLGVNLGRVAGAGIDDHVHLHIVPRWNGDTNFMPVIADTKVIPESLEEAYDELKRAIDEITGEGEPKAP comes from the coding sequence ATGAAAACCCTCTGGGCACCGTGGAGAATCGAGTACATACGCTCACCCAAACACGATGGCTGCATTTTCTGCGACTTCCCGAAGGAAAACCGCGACAGGGAGAGGCTAATTCTCTACCGCGGGGAGCACTGCTTCATAATCATGAACAACTACCCCTATAACCCGGGGCACGTCATGATAGCACCCTACCGGCACGTGGGGAAGTGGGAAGACCTCACAGATGAGGAACTCCTCGAGATTATGAAGCTCTCCCAGCTCATGATAAAGGCCCTGAAGAAGACCATGAACCCCCACGGCTTCAACCTTGGCGTGAACCTTGGTAGGGTGGCTGGAGCGGGAATAGACGACCACGTCCACCTCCACATAGTGCCGAGGTGGAACGGCGACACCAACTTCATGCCCGTCATAGCGGACACCAAGGTTATCCCAGAGTCGCTGGAAGAAGCCTACGACGAGCTCAAGAGGGCGATAGATGAAATAACCGGCGAGGGAGAGCCTAAAGCTCCCTGA
- a CDS encoding 2,3-bisphosphoglycerate-independent phosphoglycerate mutase, producing MKQRKGLLIILDGLGDRPIEEFGGKTPLEYADTPNMDRLAKLGILGQQDPIKPGQPAGSDTAHLSIFGYDPYKVYRGRGYLEAMGVGLDLSEEDLAFRVNFATIENGVITDRRAGRISTEEAHELAKAVQENVKLPVEFIFAGATGHRAVLVLKGMASGYRVGENDPHEAGKPPHGFTWEDDESKKVAEILGEFVQKAHEVLDKHPVNERRRKEGKPVANYLLIRGAGTYPGIPMKFTEQWNVKAAGVIAVSLVKGVARAIGFDIYTPEGATGEYNTDEMAKARKVVELLKDYDFVFLHFKPTDAAGHDNNPRLKVEMIEKADRMIGYIIDSIDLEEVVIAITGDHSTPCEVMNHSGDPVPVLIAGGGVRPDYTESFGERECMRGGLGRIKGHDIVPIMMDLMNRSEKFGA from the coding sequence ATGAAGCAGAGAAAGGGACTTCTTATAATCCTCGATGGCCTCGGAGACAGGCCGATAGAGGAGTTCGGCGGAAAGACCCCGCTGGAGTACGCTGACACTCCAAACATGGACAGGCTTGCCAAGCTCGGAATCCTCGGCCAGCAGGATCCGATAAAGCCCGGACAGCCGGCCGGCAGCGATACCGCCCACCTGAGCATCTTCGGCTACGACCCCTACAAGGTCTACCGCGGCAGGGGCTACCTTGAGGCCATGGGAGTGGGCCTCGACCTCAGCGAGGAGGACTTAGCTTTCCGCGTGAACTTTGCCACCATCGAGAACGGAGTCATCACCGACCGGAGAGCTGGCAGGATAAGCACCGAAGAGGCACACGAGCTGGCAAAGGCAGTTCAGGAGAACGTTAAGCTCCCGGTTGAGTTCATCTTCGCTGGAGCCACCGGCCACAGGGCGGTTCTTGTGCTCAAAGGCATGGCTTCCGGTTATCGCGTCGGGGAGAACGACCCCCACGAGGCCGGAAAACCGCCCCACGGGTTCACCTGGGAGGATGATGAAAGCAAAAAGGTTGCCGAAATCCTTGGGGAGTTCGTTCAGAAGGCCCACGAAGTTCTGGACAAGCACCCGGTAAACGAGAGGCGCAGGAAGGAGGGCAAGCCGGTAGCCAACTACCTCCTCATCCGCGGCGCCGGAACCTACCCGGGCATCCCGATGAAGTTCACCGAGCAGTGGAATGTTAAGGCCGCTGGGGTTATAGCTGTCTCGCTCGTCAAGGGCGTTGCCAGGGCGATAGGCTTTGACATATACACGCCGGAGGGCGCGACTGGGGAATACAACACCGACGAGATGGCCAAGGCCAGGAAGGTAGTTGAGCTTCTGAAGGACTACGACTTCGTGTTCCTGCACTTCAAGCCGACTGACGCCGCCGGTCACGACAACAATCCGAGGCTCAAGGTAGAGATGATAGAGAAAGCCGACAGGATGATAGGCTACATCATCGACAGCATCGACCTCGAAGAGGTTGTCATCGCCATCACCGGCGACCACAGCACGCCGTGCGAGGTCATGAACCACAGCGGCGACCCCGTTCCGGTTCTCATAGCCGGTGGCGGTGTTAGGCCCGATTACACGGAGAGCTTCGGCGAGCGCGAGTGCATGCGCGGCGGCCTTGGCAGAATTAAAGGGCACGATATAGTGCCCATCATGATGGACCTCATGAACAGGAGCGAGAAGTTCGGGGCTTAG
- a CDS encoding DUF2202 domain-containing protein has protein sequence MRKKIWGIALLMLAALGFTLGSVAAWHGTPGENPYAGRTTAPMLNGTMETYYSDLSQEEIDGLLYMVEEEKLARDVYLTLYEQWDLPVFSNIARSEGMHMDAVLSLIEKYNLTAPETLDEVGVFQNDDLQALYDQLVEMGSASQEDALKVGALIEETDIKDLEDWIAQTDNEDIKQVYESLMAGSENHLRAFTRLLENRYDVTYSPQVLSEDEYRTIVG, from the coding sequence ATGAGGAAAAAGATTTGGGGTATCGCCCTGTTGATGTTAGCTGCCCTGGGGTTCACCCTCGGGAGCGTGGCAGCGTGGCACGGGACTCCAGGAGAGAACCCGTACGCCGGTCGGACAACCGCGCCCATGCTTAACGGCACTATGGAGACGTACTACTCCGACCTCAGCCAGGAGGAGATAGACGGCCTGCTGTACATGGTGGAGGAGGAGAAGCTTGCACGTGACGTTTACCTGACACTCTACGAGCAGTGGGACCTTCCGGTGTTCAGCAACATAGCGAGGAGCGAGGGGATGCACATGGACGCGGTTCTTTCACTTATAGAGAAATACAACCTGACCGCTCCAGAGACTCTCGACGAGGTGGGTGTCTTCCAGAACGACGATCTCCAGGCCCTCTACGACCAGCTGGTTGAGATGGGAAGCGCAAGCCAGGAGGATGCACTTAAGGTCGGCGCGCTGATAGAGGAGACCGACATAAAAGACCTCGAGGACTGGATAGCCCAGACCGATAACGAGGACATCAAGCAGGTCTACGAGAGCCTCATGGCTGGCAGCGAGAACCACCTCAGGGCCTTCACAAGGCTGCTGGAGAACCGGT